Proteins encoded by one window of Epinephelus moara isolate mb chromosome 18, YSFRI_EMoa_1.0, whole genome shotgun sequence:
- the atxn2l gene encoding ataxin-2-like protein isoform X5, whose translation MKPPSQSTPVSSLVFEGVYNNARMLHFLTAVVGSTCDVRVKNGAAYEGIFKTLSSQCELAVDAVHKQSDGGGGGGGGGEEGGGGTQSFLPKIEEITDTMIFSPNDLVTMTCRDVDLNFAVRDTFTDTAISSSRVNGEHREKVLQRWDGNGNGENFELEADTSNGWDANEMFKFNEETYGVKSTYDSSLSMYTMPLEKGNSDVFRQREARAARLANEIEGSLQYRRRVSLENDEGRSEEEKYSSVAREREDRASPGFTSTGREGKYIPLPQRAREIGLSGRAGTSGRTVPPTSSRHPPPGSSSPKPPSDRSNPLTIRTAYSPHQSQSSPPAAGSPPCTNHVLPHSVSHPQALADSSRSSVNGVTSRTSPKAQRLQSTRNLRTPNSQSSPAVSRAPKPDASSQDLPLVGPTFLDSSSSFSSTVATATTTTKPSGPTPLFPVDVNEILSTAAKERTESLSEAKSSKAPSVQQRSQLEEELRKFGKEFRLQPTSSPSASPASSDPPQHSSSSPADSSSSSPVPLKPLTSSAQDLQQTAEAAASTTTPAASTPTAPVGPQASGPDELQPGTTQSAPSSEEGCSESGERPESASAAAVQVKNSTLNPNAKEFLPIKVNAVQKPAPTPTPPRPTPPSPSLVLPPPGQPGGGAIYSNPPGHYLSYVSPLHIQGHQIQAPQMYQYTMSTVNQGKYPRAKGPVVGQRPEHHASQASPMISAAASAAGPPLVASPYPQSYLQYGQVLQALPPHYHGQPVYSMLQGGARMLTSGAPPQQMGPPGPQYPGQSDGPPGPQQGMYAQSFSHHSGSIHHPQPSSTPTGNQPPPQHTAPSPGHTQSNQAAPQPQSMFHSGGLSAPTPPNLQQGHSSPQASYTMQGYSLPTHQALPHGFPSISQLTQAHVTAGMSGPHHSAGHGLPPVMLHYVSPQQGGSSNPQHGPQQGAPQHFYIGHPQAVQVQAHPTQQLSFHPSAN comes from the exons ATGAAGCCTCCATCACAGTCAACTCCTGTAAGCAGCTTA GTATTTGAAGGCGTCTACAACAATGCCAGAATGCTTCATTTCCTCACAGCAGTCGTG GGCTCCACCTGTGATGTGAGAGTGAAAAACGGCGCAGCATATGAAGGAATCTTCAAGACTTTAAGCTCTCAG TGCGAGCTGGCTGTGGATGCTGTTCATAAACAGAgcgatggaggaggaggaggaggagggggaggtgaggaaggaggaggaggaacccAGTCCTTCCTACCCAAGATTGAAGAAATCACTGATACCATGATCTTCAGCCCCAATGACCTTGTGACCATGACCTGCCGCGATGTCGACTTAAACTTTGCTGTCAGAG aCACGTTCACTGACACGGCCATCAGCTCGTCGCGGGTAAACGGGGAACACCGGGAGAAGGTCCTACAGAGGTGGGACGGAAATGGGAATGGAGAGAACTTCGAGCTTGAGGCAGACACA TCAAACGGCTGGGACGCCAACGAGATGTTTAAGTTTAATGAGGAGACGTATGGCGTGAAGTCTACCTACGACTCCAGCCTCTCCATGTACAC CATGCCTTTGGAGAAGGGGAACTCAGACGTTTTCCGACAGCGGGAAGCACGAGCAGCCCGCTTAGCTAATGAGATTGAGGGCAGCCTGCAGTACCGCCGGCGGGTGTCTTTGGAGAACGACGAGGGCCGGAGCGAGGAAGAAAAATACAGCTCAGTGGCTcgagagagggaggacagggCGAGCCCTGGGTTCACGTCCACTGGCAG GGAAGGTAAATACATTCCTCTCCCGCAGCGGGCTCGAGAGATCGGTCTGTCTGGCAGGGCTGGCACCTCCGGTCGAACTGTTCCACCTACCTCCTCCAGACACCCACCGCCTGGCTCGTCATCCCCCAAACCGCCCTCTGATAGGAGCAACCCACTGACCATCAGAACGGCCTACTCTCCTCACCAATCACAGAGCAGCCCGCCAGCTGCCGGCAGCCCTCCCTGCACCAATCACGTCCTCCCGCACTCCGTCTCCCACCCACAGGCACTGGCCGACTCATCTCGCTCGTCTGTTAACGGAG tcACATCCAGAACTTCCCCCAAAGCCCAGAGACTTCAGAGCACCAGAAACCTGCGGACCCCAAACTCCCAGTCCTCACCTGCAG TCTCTCGTGCTCCAAAACCAGACGCCTCTTCCCAGGACCTCCCCCTGGTCGGCCCCACTTTCTTggactcctcctcttccttctcctccacagtcgccacgGCAACCACCACCACTAAACCCTCTGGCCCCACCCCGCTCTTCCCTGTCGATG tgaatgagATCCTCAGCACAGCAGCGAAAGAGCGAACTGAAAGTTTGTCTGAAGCAAAGAGCAGCAAAG CTCCTTCGGTCCAGCAGAGATCCCAACTGGAGGAAGAGCTCCGCAAATTCGGCAAAGAATTCAGG CTGCAGCCCACCTCCTCTCCATCAGCGAGCCCAGCTTCTTCAGATCCTCCTCAGCACAGCTCCTCCTCACCTGCTgactcatcctcctcctcccctgtgCCGCTGAAACCTCTCACCTCCTCTGCCCAAGAtctgcagcagacagcagaggcAGCTGCCTCCACCACGACCCCTGCTGCCTCGACCCCCACAGCTCCTGTCGGCCCCCAGGCCTCAGGGCCAGACGAGCTGCAGCCAGGGACAACCCAGTCGGCCCCCAGCAGTGAGGAGGGCTGTTCAGAAAGCGGTGAACGACCAGAGTCTGCGTCTGCAGCTGCAGT gCAAGTGAAAAACTCAACACTGAATCCAAACGCAAAAGAATTTCTTCCCATAAAAGTTAACGCAGTCCAG AAGCCTGCGCCGACCCCCACCCCTCCTCGACCAACCCCCCCGAGCCCCTCTTTAGTTCTGCCTCCTCCAGGACAGCCAGGAGGAGGCGCCATCTACAGCAACCCACCTGGGCACTACCTGTCCTACGTCTCCCCCCTCCACATCCAAGGACACCAGATCCAG GCTCCTCAGATGTATCAGTACACCATGTCAACTGTCAACCAGGGCAAATACCCCAGAGCCAAAg GTCCGGTGGTGGGACAGCGTCCAGAGCACCATGCCTCCCAGGCTTCCCCCATGATCTCAGCTGCAGCCTCGGCAGCAGGACCCCCCCTGGTGGCTTCACCTTACCCCCAGTCCTACCTGCAGTACGGTCAGGTGCTCCAGGCCCTTCCTCCACACTACCACGGACAG CCTGTTTACTCAATGCTGCAGGGTGGTGCCAGGATGCTGACATCTGGGGCACCTCCTCAGCAGATGGGTCCTCCTGGCCCCCAGTACCCCGGCCAGAGTGATGGCCCGCCGGGGCCACAACAGGGCATGTATG ctcAGTCGTTCTCTCACCACTCGGGCTCCATCCATCATCCTCAGCCCTCCAGCACCCCCACTGGGAATCAGCCCCCTCCCCAGCACACAGCTCCCAGTCCAGGACACACTCAG tCGAATCAGGCTGCTCCTCAGCCTCAGTCCATGTTCCACTCTGGAGGTTTGTCAGCCCCAACCCCTCCTAACCTGCAGCAGGGCCACAGCTCCCCTCAGGCCTCTTACACCATGCAGGGATACAGCCTCCCCACCCACCAGGCTCTGCCCCACGGCTTCCCCTCCATCAGCCAACTCACTCAG GCTCATGTCACTGCAGGCATGTCAGGACCTCACCACTCTGCAGGTCACGGCCTGCCACCTGTCATGCTGCACTACGTCTCCCCTCAGCAGGGTGGAAGCTCCAACCCCCAACACGGCCCCCAGCAGGGAGCACCACAACACTTTTACATCGGACACCCACAAG CTGTTCAGGTTCAGGCTCACCCCACCCAGCAGCTGTCCTTCCACCCCTCTGCAAACTGA
- the atxn2l gene encoding ataxin-2-like protein isoform X6: MKPPSQSTPVFEGVYNNARMLHFLTAVVGSTCDVRVKNGAAYEGIFKTLSSQCELAVDAVHKQSDGGGGGGGGGEEGGGGTQSFLPKIEEITDTMIFSPNDLVTMTCRDVDLNFAVRDTFTDTAISSSRVNGEHREKVLQRWDGNGNGENFELEADTSNGWDANEMFKFNEETYGVKSTYDSSLSMYTMPLEKGNSDVFRQREARAARLANEIEGSLQYRRRVSLENDEGRSEEEKYSSVAREREDRASPGFTSTGREGKYIPLPQRAREIGLSGRAGTSGRTVPPTSSRHPPPGSSSPKPPSDRSNPLTIRTAYSPHQSQSSPPAAGSPPCTNHVLPHSVSHPQALADSSRSSVNGVTSRTSPKAQRLQSTRNLRTPNSQSSPAVSRAPKPDASSQDLPLVGPTFLDSSSSFSSTVATATTTTKPSGPTPLFPVDVNEILSTAAKERTESLSEAKSSKAPSVQQRSQLEEELRKFGKEFRLQPTSSPSASPASSDPPQHSSSSPADSSSSSPVPLKPLTSSAQDLQQTAEAAASTTTPAASTPTAPVGPQASGPDELQPGTTQSAPSSEEGCSESGERPESASAAAVQVKNSTLNPNAKEFLPIKVNAVQKPAPTPTPPRPTPPSPSLVLPPPGQPGGGAIYSNPPGHYLSYVSPLHIQGHQIQAPQMYQYTMSTVNQGKYPRAKGPVVGQRPEHHASQASPMISAAASAAGPPLVASPYPQSYLQYGQVLQALPPHYHGQPVYSMLQGGARMLTSGAPPQQMGPPGPQYPGQSDGPPGPQQGMYAQSFSHHSGSIHHPQPSSTPTGNQPPPQHTAPSPGHTQSNQAAPQPQSMFHSGGLSAPTPPNLQQGHSSPQASYTMQGYSLPTHQALPHGFPSISQLTQAHVTAGMSGPHHSAGHGLPPVMLHYVSPQQGGSSNPQHGPQQGAPQHFYIGHPQAVQVQAHPTQQLSFHPSAN; this comes from the exons ATGAAGCCTCCATCACAGTCAACTCCT GTATTTGAAGGCGTCTACAACAATGCCAGAATGCTTCATTTCCTCACAGCAGTCGTG GGCTCCACCTGTGATGTGAGAGTGAAAAACGGCGCAGCATATGAAGGAATCTTCAAGACTTTAAGCTCTCAG TGCGAGCTGGCTGTGGATGCTGTTCATAAACAGAgcgatggaggaggaggaggaggagggggaggtgaggaaggaggaggaggaacccAGTCCTTCCTACCCAAGATTGAAGAAATCACTGATACCATGATCTTCAGCCCCAATGACCTTGTGACCATGACCTGCCGCGATGTCGACTTAAACTTTGCTGTCAGAG aCACGTTCACTGACACGGCCATCAGCTCGTCGCGGGTAAACGGGGAACACCGGGAGAAGGTCCTACAGAGGTGGGACGGAAATGGGAATGGAGAGAACTTCGAGCTTGAGGCAGACACA TCAAACGGCTGGGACGCCAACGAGATGTTTAAGTTTAATGAGGAGACGTATGGCGTGAAGTCTACCTACGACTCCAGCCTCTCCATGTACAC CATGCCTTTGGAGAAGGGGAACTCAGACGTTTTCCGACAGCGGGAAGCACGAGCAGCCCGCTTAGCTAATGAGATTGAGGGCAGCCTGCAGTACCGCCGGCGGGTGTCTTTGGAGAACGACGAGGGCCGGAGCGAGGAAGAAAAATACAGCTCAGTGGCTcgagagagggaggacagggCGAGCCCTGGGTTCACGTCCACTGGCAG GGAAGGTAAATACATTCCTCTCCCGCAGCGGGCTCGAGAGATCGGTCTGTCTGGCAGGGCTGGCACCTCCGGTCGAACTGTTCCACCTACCTCCTCCAGACACCCACCGCCTGGCTCGTCATCCCCCAAACCGCCCTCTGATAGGAGCAACCCACTGACCATCAGAACGGCCTACTCTCCTCACCAATCACAGAGCAGCCCGCCAGCTGCCGGCAGCCCTCCCTGCACCAATCACGTCCTCCCGCACTCCGTCTCCCACCCACAGGCACTGGCCGACTCATCTCGCTCGTCTGTTAACGGAG tcACATCCAGAACTTCCCCCAAAGCCCAGAGACTTCAGAGCACCAGAAACCTGCGGACCCCAAACTCCCAGTCCTCACCTGCAG TCTCTCGTGCTCCAAAACCAGACGCCTCTTCCCAGGACCTCCCCCTGGTCGGCCCCACTTTCTTggactcctcctcttccttctcctccacagtcgccacgGCAACCACCACCACTAAACCCTCTGGCCCCACCCCGCTCTTCCCTGTCGATG tgaatgagATCCTCAGCACAGCAGCGAAAGAGCGAACTGAAAGTTTGTCTGAAGCAAAGAGCAGCAAAG CTCCTTCGGTCCAGCAGAGATCCCAACTGGAGGAAGAGCTCCGCAAATTCGGCAAAGAATTCAGG CTGCAGCCCACCTCCTCTCCATCAGCGAGCCCAGCTTCTTCAGATCCTCCTCAGCACAGCTCCTCCTCACCTGCTgactcatcctcctcctcccctgtgCCGCTGAAACCTCTCACCTCCTCTGCCCAAGAtctgcagcagacagcagaggcAGCTGCCTCCACCACGACCCCTGCTGCCTCGACCCCCACAGCTCCTGTCGGCCCCCAGGCCTCAGGGCCAGACGAGCTGCAGCCAGGGACAACCCAGTCGGCCCCCAGCAGTGAGGAGGGCTGTTCAGAAAGCGGTGAACGACCAGAGTCTGCGTCTGCAGCTGCAGT gCAAGTGAAAAACTCAACACTGAATCCAAACGCAAAAGAATTTCTTCCCATAAAAGTTAACGCAGTCCAG AAGCCTGCGCCGACCCCCACCCCTCCTCGACCAACCCCCCCGAGCCCCTCTTTAGTTCTGCCTCCTCCAGGACAGCCAGGAGGAGGCGCCATCTACAGCAACCCACCTGGGCACTACCTGTCCTACGTCTCCCCCCTCCACATCCAAGGACACCAGATCCAG GCTCCTCAGATGTATCAGTACACCATGTCAACTGTCAACCAGGGCAAATACCCCAGAGCCAAAg GTCCGGTGGTGGGACAGCGTCCAGAGCACCATGCCTCCCAGGCTTCCCCCATGATCTCAGCTGCAGCCTCGGCAGCAGGACCCCCCCTGGTGGCTTCACCTTACCCCCAGTCCTACCTGCAGTACGGTCAGGTGCTCCAGGCCCTTCCTCCACACTACCACGGACAG CCTGTTTACTCAATGCTGCAGGGTGGTGCCAGGATGCTGACATCTGGGGCACCTCCTCAGCAGATGGGTCCTCCTGGCCCCCAGTACCCCGGCCAGAGTGATGGCCCGCCGGGGCCACAACAGGGCATGTATG ctcAGTCGTTCTCTCACCACTCGGGCTCCATCCATCATCCTCAGCCCTCCAGCACCCCCACTGGGAATCAGCCCCCTCCCCAGCACACAGCTCCCAGTCCAGGACACACTCAG tCGAATCAGGCTGCTCCTCAGCCTCAGTCCATGTTCCACTCTGGAGGTTTGTCAGCCCCAACCCCTCCTAACCTGCAGCAGGGCCACAGCTCCCCTCAGGCCTCTTACACCATGCAGGGATACAGCCTCCCCACCCACCAGGCTCTGCCCCACGGCTTCCCCTCCATCAGCCAACTCACTCAG GCTCATGTCACTGCAGGCATGTCAGGACCTCACCACTCTGCAGGTCACGGCCTGCCACCTGTCATGCTGCACTACGTCTCCCCTCAGCAGGGTGGAAGCTCCAACCCCCAACACGGCCCCCAGCAGGGAGCACCACAACACTTTTACATCGGACACCCACAAG CTGTTCAGGTTCAGGCTCACCCCACCCAGCAGCTGTCCTTCCACCCCTCTGCAAACTGA
- the atxn2l gene encoding ataxin-2-like protein isoform X2, translated as MHMTKKTRNTMKPPSQSTPVSSLVFEGVYNNARMLHFLTAVVGSTCDVRVKNGAAYEGIFKTLSSQCELAVDAVHKQSDGGGGGGGGGEEGGGGTQSFLPKIEEITDTMIFSPNDLVTMTCRDVDLNFAVRDTFTDTAISSSRVNGEHREKVLQRWDGNGNGENFELEADTSNGWDANEMFKFNEETYGVKSTYDSSLSMYTMPLEKGNSDVFRQREARAARLANEIEGSLQYRRRVSLENDEGRSEEEKYSSVAREREDRASPGFTSTGREGKYIPLPQRAREIGLSGRAGTSGRTVPPTSSRHPPPGSSSPKPPSDRSNPLTIRTAYSPHQSQSSPPAAGSPPCTNHVLPHSVSHPQALADSSRSSVNGVTSRTSPKAQRLQSTRNLRTPNSQSSPAVSRAPKPDASSQDLPLVGPTFLDSSSSFSSTVATATTTTKPSGPTPLFPVDVNEILSTAAKERTESLSEAKSSKAPSVQQRSQLEEELRKFGKEFRLQPTSSPSASPASSDPPQHSSSSPADSSSSSPVPLKPLTSSAQDLQQTAEAAASTTTPAASTPTAPVGPQASGPDELQPGTTQSAPSSEEGCSESGERPESASAAAVQVKNSTLNPNAKEFLPIKVNAVQKPAPTPTPPRPTPPSPSLVLPPPGQPGGGAIYSNPPGHYLSYVSPLHIQGHQIQAPQMYQYTMSTVNQGKYPRAKGPVVGQRPEHHASQASPMISAAASAAGPPLVASPYPQSYLQYGQVLQALPPHYHGQPVYSMLQGGARMLTSGAPPQQMGPPGPQYPGQSDGPPGPQQGMYAQSFSHHSGSIHHPQPSSTPTGNQPPPQHTAPSPGHTQSNQAAPQPQSMFHSGGLSAPTPPNLQQGHSSPQASYTMQGYSLPTHQALPHGFPSISQLTQAHVTAGMSGPHHSAGHGLPPVMLHYVSPQQGGSSNPQHGPQQGAPQHFYIGHPQAVQVQAHPTQQLSFHPSAN; from the exons ATGCACATGACTAAAAA GACCAGGAACACAATGAAGCCTCCATCACAGTCAACTCCTGTAAGCAGCTTA GTATTTGAAGGCGTCTACAACAATGCCAGAATGCTTCATTTCCTCACAGCAGTCGTG GGCTCCACCTGTGATGTGAGAGTGAAAAACGGCGCAGCATATGAAGGAATCTTCAAGACTTTAAGCTCTCAG TGCGAGCTGGCTGTGGATGCTGTTCATAAACAGAgcgatggaggaggaggaggaggagggggaggtgaggaaggaggaggaggaacccAGTCCTTCCTACCCAAGATTGAAGAAATCACTGATACCATGATCTTCAGCCCCAATGACCTTGTGACCATGACCTGCCGCGATGTCGACTTAAACTTTGCTGTCAGAG aCACGTTCACTGACACGGCCATCAGCTCGTCGCGGGTAAACGGGGAACACCGGGAGAAGGTCCTACAGAGGTGGGACGGAAATGGGAATGGAGAGAACTTCGAGCTTGAGGCAGACACA TCAAACGGCTGGGACGCCAACGAGATGTTTAAGTTTAATGAGGAGACGTATGGCGTGAAGTCTACCTACGACTCCAGCCTCTCCATGTACAC CATGCCTTTGGAGAAGGGGAACTCAGACGTTTTCCGACAGCGGGAAGCACGAGCAGCCCGCTTAGCTAATGAGATTGAGGGCAGCCTGCAGTACCGCCGGCGGGTGTCTTTGGAGAACGACGAGGGCCGGAGCGAGGAAGAAAAATACAGCTCAGTGGCTcgagagagggaggacagggCGAGCCCTGGGTTCACGTCCACTGGCAG GGAAGGTAAATACATTCCTCTCCCGCAGCGGGCTCGAGAGATCGGTCTGTCTGGCAGGGCTGGCACCTCCGGTCGAACTGTTCCACCTACCTCCTCCAGACACCCACCGCCTGGCTCGTCATCCCCCAAACCGCCCTCTGATAGGAGCAACCCACTGACCATCAGAACGGCCTACTCTCCTCACCAATCACAGAGCAGCCCGCCAGCTGCCGGCAGCCCTCCCTGCACCAATCACGTCCTCCCGCACTCCGTCTCCCACCCACAGGCACTGGCCGACTCATCTCGCTCGTCTGTTAACGGAG tcACATCCAGAACTTCCCCCAAAGCCCAGAGACTTCAGAGCACCAGAAACCTGCGGACCCCAAACTCCCAGTCCTCACCTGCAG TCTCTCGTGCTCCAAAACCAGACGCCTCTTCCCAGGACCTCCCCCTGGTCGGCCCCACTTTCTTggactcctcctcttccttctcctccacagtcgccacgGCAACCACCACCACTAAACCCTCTGGCCCCACCCCGCTCTTCCCTGTCGATG tgaatgagATCCTCAGCACAGCAGCGAAAGAGCGAACTGAAAGTTTGTCTGAAGCAAAGAGCAGCAAAG CTCCTTCGGTCCAGCAGAGATCCCAACTGGAGGAAGAGCTCCGCAAATTCGGCAAAGAATTCAGG CTGCAGCCCACCTCCTCTCCATCAGCGAGCCCAGCTTCTTCAGATCCTCCTCAGCACAGCTCCTCCTCACCTGCTgactcatcctcctcctcccctgtgCCGCTGAAACCTCTCACCTCCTCTGCCCAAGAtctgcagcagacagcagaggcAGCTGCCTCCACCACGACCCCTGCTGCCTCGACCCCCACAGCTCCTGTCGGCCCCCAGGCCTCAGGGCCAGACGAGCTGCAGCCAGGGACAACCCAGTCGGCCCCCAGCAGTGAGGAGGGCTGTTCAGAAAGCGGTGAACGACCAGAGTCTGCGTCTGCAGCTGCAGT gCAAGTGAAAAACTCAACACTGAATCCAAACGCAAAAGAATTTCTTCCCATAAAAGTTAACGCAGTCCAG AAGCCTGCGCCGACCCCCACCCCTCCTCGACCAACCCCCCCGAGCCCCTCTTTAGTTCTGCCTCCTCCAGGACAGCCAGGAGGAGGCGCCATCTACAGCAACCCACCTGGGCACTACCTGTCCTACGTCTCCCCCCTCCACATCCAAGGACACCAGATCCAG GCTCCTCAGATGTATCAGTACACCATGTCAACTGTCAACCAGGGCAAATACCCCAGAGCCAAAg GTCCGGTGGTGGGACAGCGTCCAGAGCACCATGCCTCCCAGGCTTCCCCCATGATCTCAGCTGCAGCCTCGGCAGCAGGACCCCCCCTGGTGGCTTCACCTTACCCCCAGTCCTACCTGCAGTACGGTCAGGTGCTCCAGGCCCTTCCTCCACACTACCACGGACAG CCTGTTTACTCAATGCTGCAGGGTGGTGCCAGGATGCTGACATCTGGGGCACCTCCTCAGCAGATGGGTCCTCCTGGCCCCCAGTACCCCGGCCAGAGTGATGGCCCGCCGGGGCCACAACAGGGCATGTATG ctcAGTCGTTCTCTCACCACTCGGGCTCCATCCATCATCCTCAGCCCTCCAGCACCCCCACTGGGAATCAGCCCCCTCCCCAGCACACAGCTCCCAGTCCAGGACACACTCAG tCGAATCAGGCTGCTCCTCAGCCTCAGTCCATGTTCCACTCTGGAGGTTTGTCAGCCCCAACCCCTCCTAACCTGCAGCAGGGCCACAGCTCCCCTCAGGCCTCTTACACCATGCAGGGATACAGCCTCCCCACCCACCAGGCTCTGCCCCACGGCTTCCCCTCCATCAGCCAACTCACTCAG GCTCATGTCACTGCAGGCATGTCAGGACCTCACCACTCTGCAGGTCACGGCCTGCCACCTGTCATGCTGCACTACGTCTCCCCTCAGCAGGGTGGAAGCTCCAACCCCCAACACGGCCCCCAGCAGGGAGCACCACAACACTTTTACATCGGACACCCACAAG CTGTTCAGGTTCAGGCTCACCCCACCCAGCAGCTGTCCTTCCACCCCTCTGCAAACTGA